A single region of the Solwaraspora sp. WMMD406 genome encodes:
- the serA gene encoding phosphoglycerate dehydrogenase yields MIPVVLIAEELAPAAIDVLAHDFDVRHVDGTDRPALLAALAAAHAVIVRSATQIDAEALAAAPRLKVVARAGVGLDNVEVPAATARGVMVVNAPTSNIVSAAEQAIALLLAVARNTASASAALKAGEWKRSKYTGVEIQGKTVGVVGLGRIGVLFAQRIAAFGTRLIAYDPYIQPARAAQLGVRLVGLEELLRESDFISIHLPKTPETLGLIGEKELAIVKPGVRIVNAARGGLVDEQALADALAEGRVGGAGVDVYAKEPCTSSPLFAFDNVVATPHLGASTAEAQDKAGLAVARSVKLALQGEFVPDAVNVQAGGVVAEDVRPLLPLAEKLGKVFTAVAGVVAASVTVEVRGQIVANEVSVLKLAATKGLFSSVVEEQVTYVNAPHLAADRGVEVDLVADADTVEQPNLVTVRGVLPDGRTVSVSGTVVTAAGRDLIRLTEVDGFDLELTAEGILIFFRYTDRPGVVGTIGSILGEAGVNIAAMQVARRTAGGEALMTLTVDSAVGAESLGTAASSIGATAASAVDLREE; encoded by the coding sequence ATGATTCCTGTCGTACTGATCGCCGAAGAGCTCGCGCCCGCCGCGATCGACGTGCTCGCCCACGACTTCGATGTCCGGCATGTCGACGGCACCGACCGTCCCGCCCTGCTCGCCGCACTCGCCGCCGCCCACGCCGTGATCGTGCGCAGCGCCACCCAGATCGACGCCGAGGCCCTGGCCGCCGCACCACGGCTCAAGGTGGTCGCCCGGGCCGGGGTCGGCCTCGACAACGTCGAGGTGCCTGCCGCGACGGCCCGTGGCGTGATGGTGGTCAACGCACCCACCTCCAACATCGTCTCGGCCGCCGAACAGGCGATCGCACTGCTGCTGGCGGTGGCCCGCAACACCGCGAGCGCCAGCGCCGCGCTGAAGGCCGGCGAGTGGAAGCGGTCCAAGTACACCGGCGTCGAGATCCAGGGCAAGACGGTCGGTGTGGTCGGCCTCGGACGCATCGGGGTGCTCTTCGCCCAGCGGATCGCCGCGTTCGGGACCCGGCTGATCGCGTACGACCCGTACATCCAGCCGGCTCGGGCCGCGCAGCTCGGCGTGCGCCTGGTCGGACTGGAAGAACTGCTGCGCGAGAGCGACTTCATTTCGATCCACCTGCCCAAGACCCCGGAGACCCTGGGTCTGATCGGTGAGAAGGAACTGGCGATCGTCAAGCCCGGGGTCCGGATCGTCAACGCCGCCCGGGGCGGTCTGGTCGACGAACAGGCCCTTGCCGACGCCCTCGCCGAGGGCCGGGTCGGCGGCGCCGGCGTCGACGTGTACGCCAAGGAGCCGTGCACCTCGTCGCCGCTGTTCGCCTTCGACAACGTGGTCGCCACCCCGCACCTGGGTGCCTCGACCGCCGAGGCGCAGGACAAGGCCGGGTTGGCGGTGGCCCGCAGCGTCAAGCTGGCCCTGCAGGGCGAGTTCGTACCGGACGCGGTCAACGTCCAGGCCGGGGGTGTGGTCGCGGAGGACGTCCGACCGCTGCTGCCGCTGGCCGAGAAGCTCGGCAAGGTCTTCACTGCGGTCGCCGGCGTGGTCGCCGCCAGCGTCACCGTCGAGGTACGCGGTCAAATCGTGGCCAACGAGGTGTCGGTGTTGAAGCTGGCCGCGACCAAGGGCCTGTTCAGCTCGGTGGTGGAGGAGCAGGTCACCTACGTGAACGCGCCGCACTTGGCCGCCGACCGGGGCGTCGAGGTGGACCTGGTGGCCGACGCCGACACCGTCGAGCAGCCCAACCTGGTCACCGTCCGGGGTGTGCTGCCCGACGGCCGTACGGTCAGCGTCTCCGGCACCGTCGTGACCGCCGCCGGCCGGGACCTGATCCGGCTCACCGAGGTGGACGGCTTCGACCTGGAGTTGACCGCCGAGGGCATCCTGATCTTCTTCCGCTACACCGACCGGCCCGGCGTGGTCGGCACCATCGGCTCGATCCTCGGCGAGGCCGGCGTCAACATCGCCGCGATGCAGGTGGCCCGCCGTACCGCCGGCGGTGAGGCCCTGATGACGCTCACCGTCGACTCGGCGGTCGGAGCGGAGTCGTTGGGCACCGCCGCCAGTTCGATCGGGGCGACCGCCGCCAGCGCGGTGGACCTCCGAGAGGAGTGA
- the mpgS gene encoding mannosyl-3-phosphoglycerate synthase, translating to MRLEQSHRTERFGAVRIHELQRVIELDSGDVTGDRGRGLVSQDAIRAIERDLVVVIPCMNETRRVIEGVLSGIPHDCLIVLVSNSGRQPVDRYEIEAHTVEQFCRSADRPAITVHQRDPGLAAAMKAAGMPELIDDDGLVRTGKGEAMLVGMAVAALTGRKYLGYVDADNYVPGAVHEYCKVYAAGLHLADSPYSMVRISWHSKPKLRDGRLFFSRRGRSSEITNGFLNRLIAEYSGFGTEVIATGNAGEHALSLDLGLRLRLAGGFAVEPYEYVDLFERFGGILDTDCPEVMASSVPVLQVETRNPHFHDNKGEEHVQGMRMQALNVLYHSPVCLPAVREAILEFMVAQGALAPGDEPPRERIYPPVGSLAFDLLYDTLEAEATTFRQIGEGAIQRRPVARQPVGPAAAG from the coding sequence ATGCGTCTGGAGCAATCGCACCGTACGGAGCGCTTCGGTGCCGTTCGCATCCATGAGCTTCAGCGTGTCATCGAGCTGGACTCGGGGGATGTCACGGGTGACCGCGGCCGTGGACTCGTCTCGCAGGATGCCATTCGCGCGATCGAGCGTGACCTGGTAGTTGTCATTCCCTGCATGAACGAAACACGTAGGGTAATCGAGGGGGTGCTCTCTGGTATACCCCACGACTGCCTGATCGTGCTCGTCTCAAATAGTGGCCGTCAGCCGGTGGACCGTTATGAAATCGAGGCACACACCGTCGAGCAGTTCTGCCGATCCGCCGACCGGCCGGCGATCACCGTGCATCAGCGGGACCCGGGACTGGCCGCGGCGATGAAGGCCGCCGGCATGCCCGAGCTCATCGACGACGACGGCCTGGTCCGGACCGGCAAGGGCGAAGCCATGCTGGTCGGCATGGCGGTCGCCGCCCTCACGGGCCGTAAGTACCTCGGCTACGTCGACGCCGACAACTACGTGCCCGGCGCGGTCCACGAGTACTGCAAGGTGTACGCGGCCGGACTCCACCTCGCCGACAGCCCCTACTCGATGGTGCGGATTTCCTGGCATTCCAAGCCCAAGTTGCGTGACGGCCGGCTGTTCTTCAGTCGGCGGGGACGCAGTTCCGAGATCACCAACGGGTTTCTCAACCGGCTGATCGCCGAGTACTCCGGCTTCGGCACCGAGGTCATCGCCACCGGCAACGCGGGCGAGCACGCCCTCAGCCTCGACCTCGGGCTGCGGCTTCGGCTGGCGGGCGGATTCGCCGTCGAGCCCTACGAGTACGTCGACCTTTTCGAGCGGTTCGGCGGCATCCTCGACACCGACTGCCCCGAGGTGATGGCGAGTTCGGTGCCGGTGCTGCAGGTGGAGACCCGAAACCCGCACTTCCACGACAACAAGGGAGAAGAGCACGTCCAAGGGATGCGTATGCAGGCGCTGAACGTGCTCTATCACTCGCCGGTCTGCCTGCCGGCGGTCCGTGAGGCGATCCTGGAGTTCATGGTCGCCCAGGGTGCGCTGGCACCCGGCGACGAACCTCCGCGCGAGCGGATCTATCCTCCGGTCGGCTCCCTGGCCTTCGATCTGCTCTACGACACCCTCGAAGCGGAGGCCACCACCTTCCGCCAGATCGGCGAAGGGGCGATCCAGCGTCGGCCGGTCGCCCGCCAACCGGTCGGACCGGCGGCCGCTGGCTGA
- the ilvC gene encoding ketol-acid reductoisomerase, producing the protein MTAEVFYDDDADLGIIQGKKVAVLGYGSQGHAHALSLRDSGVDVVIGLPEGSKSRAKAQEQGLRVLTPAEAAAEADVIMVLAPDTAQRSLYAEAIAPNLTAGKALFFGHGLNIRYGFITPPADVDVAMVAPKGPGHLVRRQYVDGKGVPCLVAVEQDASGDAFGLALAYAKAIGGTRAGAIRTTFKEETETDLFGEQAVLCGGAAALVQTGFEVLTEAGYAPEIAYFECLHELKLIVDLMYEGGIARMRYSVSDTAEYGDYSRGPRVVDARVKEEMRKILAEVQSGEFAREWIAEDDAGRPNFAKWRAEGAAHPIEETGRKLRGMMSWVDRPITETA; encoded by the coding sequence ATGACCGCTGAGGTGTTCTACGACGACGACGCCGACCTGGGCATCATCCAGGGAAAGAAGGTCGCCGTGCTCGGGTACGGCAGCCAGGGCCACGCCCACGCGCTGTCGCTGCGTGACTCCGGTGTCGACGTCGTGATCGGCCTGCCGGAGGGATCCAAGAGCCGGGCCAAGGCGCAGGAGCAAGGGCTGCGGGTGCTCACCCCGGCCGAGGCCGCCGCCGAGGCCGACGTGATCATGGTGCTGGCGCCGGACACCGCGCAGCGGTCGCTCTACGCCGAGGCGATCGCGCCTAACCTGACCGCCGGCAAGGCGCTCTTCTTCGGGCACGGCCTCAACATCCGGTACGGCTTCATCACCCCGCCGGCCGACGTGGACGTGGCGATGGTGGCCCCGAAGGGCCCCGGTCACCTGGTGCGCCGGCAGTACGTCGACGGCAAGGGCGTGCCGTGTCTGGTCGCGGTGGAGCAGGACGCCTCCGGCGACGCGTTCGGGCTGGCCCTGGCGTACGCGAAGGCGATCGGCGGCACTCGCGCCGGGGCGATCAGGACCACCTTCAAGGAGGAGACCGAAACCGACCTGTTCGGCGAGCAGGCGGTGCTCTGCGGTGGTGCCGCCGCGCTGGTGCAGACGGGTTTCGAGGTGCTCACCGAGGCCGGGTACGCCCCGGAGATCGCCTACTTCGAGTGCCTGCACGAACTGAAGCTGATCGTCGACCTGATGTACGAGGGCGGCATCGCGCGGATGCGCTACAGCGTGTCGGACACCGCCGAGTACGGCGACTACTCCCGTGGCCCACGGGTGGTCGACGCCCGGGTCAAGGAGGAGATGCGCAAGATCCTGGCCGAGGTGCAGTCGGGCGAGTTCGCCCGTGAGTGGATCGCCGAGGACGACGCCGGCCGGCCGAACTTCGCCAAGTGGCGTGCGGAGGGGGCGGCGCACCCGATCGAGGAGACCGGTCGCAAGCTGCGCGGCATGATGAGTTGGGTCGACCGGCCGATCACCGAGACCGCCTGA
- the ilvN gene encoding acetolactate synthase small subunit: MTKHTLSVLVENKPGVLARVSGLFSRRGFNISSLAVGETENPEVSRITIVVDADSSPLEQVTKQLNKLVNVLKIVELDPAVSVARQLLLVKVRADRAMRSQVLETVNLFRARVVDVAPDTLTVEATGTSDKLDALLRDLEPFGIKEMVQSGLVAIGRGSRAITTGPALRAA; encoded by the coding sequence ATGACCAAGCACACGCTCTCCGTGCTGGTGGAGAACAAGCCGGGCGTGCTGGCCCGGGTTTCCGGACTGTTCTCCCGGCGCGGCTTCAACATCAGCTCGTTGGCGGTCGGCGAGACCGAGAATCCCGAGGTCTCCCGGATCACCATCGTCGTGGACGCCGACTCCTCGCCCCTGGAGCAGGTGACCAAGCAGCTCAACAAGCTGGTCAACGTACTGAAGATCGTGGAACTCGACCCGGCCGTGTCGGTCGCCCGCCAGCTGCTGCTGGTCAAGGTCCGGGCCGACCGTGCGATGCGCTCCCAGGTCCTGGAGACGGTCAACCTGTTCCGGGCCCGGGTGGTCGACGTCGCACCGGACACCCTCACCGTCGAGGCCACCGGCACGTCCGACAAGCTCGACGCGCTGCTGCGCGATCTCGAACCGTTCGGGATCAAGGAAATGGTGCAGTCCGGCCTGGTCGCCATCGGACGCGGCTCCCGGGCGATCACCACCGGCCCGGCGCTGCGCGCCGCCTGA